The following proteins are co-located in the Rattus norvegicus strain BN/NHsdMcwi chromosome 19, GRCr8, whole genome shotgun sequence genome:
- the LOC134483424 gene encoding disks large homolog 5-like, with protein MFARLCRRFGRVDVDREESRMKQTKPKEACRQTSSPENILNKVQANEEEERLNRELELTTKERNELTDRLLYVTGGSMSKSPYFRPNPFYENLKIKEKEVMSLLHNLDTKNIEHREKFLELKKEINFYRNLHSRLLMDQACMKKKLVTLKQESKEVQRYLFELNRKDEDEQEKTSNLQTQ; from the exons atgtttgcccgtctttgtaggcgctttgggagagttgatgttgatagagaagagtctagaatgaagcaaacgaaacctaaag aggcctgcagacagacgtcatcccctgaaaatatcctaaacaaggtgcaggccaacgaggaagaggagaggctgaatagagaactggagctaactaccaaggagagaaatgagctgacagatcgcctcctttatgtgacaggtggatccatgagcaagag cccctacttcaggccaaatccattttatgaaaacttgaagataaaggagaaagaggtcatgtcattactgcacaacttagacacaaagaacattgaacatcgtgagaaatttctggagctcaagaaggagattaacttctatcg caacctgcacagccggctcctgatggaccaggcatgtatgaagaagaagttggtcacattgaagcaggagagcaaggaggtacagcgatatttgtttgagttgaaccggaaagatgaagacgaacaggagaagaccagcaacctccagacccagtaa